In Kordiimonas sp. SCSIO 12610, the sequence TAGTCGAATTCCCGATAGAGTCTTAAGCGGCGAAATCTACCAAATTGATCTGTTCCATCAAAACCGGGATCGGTGAAAGTAGTGTTGTTTGGTGTTTCATTGATTGAAGTACTAATGGTACGTAATGTACAATTACGGCATGACCGAATAAAGCGTGTACCTTTCCAGTTGTTGCGGTTGTCGACATTGTCTTCATTAACAAAGAATGTACTAAAGGGAATACTTGCGCCGACTCTGTATGTCGGGTCAGTATCTTCCCAAACAAATGGCTCGATGCCTGCAATATTTGGAGGGGTATCTGATTGATCTAAATTGTTTTCCCGAGCAAATACGCAACCTTGCCAACCAACCGTATCGGCTATGTCAGGCTGATCAATTCGGTCAAATCCATCTGAACTGAGAAAATTGGTATGAACTGATCCTACATTTACCGTCGCAACAAAAGGTACAACACTGACCCATAAATTAGGGTTGGTATCATTTTCGCCGTAAACGATATCTATCAGGCTTCTTGCTGCTGGGAGAAGAACATCGATTCTGCGCCTGCTATCTGTTGGTGATATGTCAAAGCTCATAGAGCCAGTGTTGTCGATCACGAGCGCAAGTTCCATGCCGCGCGTTTCCCGCGTGATCTCTGCGGATGCATCGACAGTAAGTGAGGTAAAACCGAAAAGACTCATGAATGTAGCATTCAGGGTCGCTGTGCCCGTGATATTGATGATCTCATTATTTTCAGGGTCAACCGTTGGGTTCATTGACCCCGATATAGCAACACCGTCTGCTGCGGCAAAATTGGCATCGAAAAATTCCTGCGCGTCCTTCACGCTATCCACTGGGTCAAGTGCATGGCCTGCTGCAAGGCCGGCAGCATCCACCGATCGTTGTAGAACGTCTTTGACATAAAAGGCCCGGGCACCATCGATTGCCAGGCCAATCAACGCAACAATTGCTAACATCATTACAGCCATCATTGGCATCAGGCCGCCATTCTCGTCTTCAAGAATATGCTGCTTGATATACTGTAATCGATTATGAATGTTTGAAATATGGTGCCTCATATTTCTACGCTCCATTGCCTGCTGTTACGCTACTCACTAGCTGAACAATATTAATATTTGCTCAACAAACACTTGTAATATCTTCGTATAAATTACAGGCAGATGAATATGCATGTAAAGGAATGCAAAAAATTTTAAATAATGGTTATGTTTTTATTAACCAACCATAATAGTAGATTAATGAATTATTGAATTATGATTAACTTTTATTTATTTTATATTTTGAATATAATTGTAAATTATAAAGTAAATATTAAATATAGTAAGTAAATATTTTATCTTTTTTCTCTTATTTTCCGGGCAAAATAAATATTTTAAGCCGTTTTAACTTATTTCCATTTTCCCAAAATATGCTAGGAACAAATAATCATAGAGTGGGAGAAAGATAAGTGTTGGGTGAGTTAGAGAATTTACTAAAAGCCGCCAAGGAAAGCAGAAGACAAGAGCCCGAGGGTGCAACCTTCGATTTTGTTAAGAATTCGGATGGTGGGCTAAACCGTTACGGATTGTTCCCACTACCGTCTAGTCAGATAAATTTCACGTCAAAGGCGAATCACTCGGCAGAAAATAGCGAGGAAAAACGGGTTGAAAATGCTGATGGTGTTGCCCCAAGGGGCACGGTCATTTTCATCCCTGGCCGGACAGAGTTCATAGAAAAATTCTATGAGGATATTCACATGTTTCATGCGCTCGGTTTTTCTTGCGCGGCGTTTGACCTGCGGGGGCAGGGGCTTTCCCACCGTGAAAACCCAGACCGCGACAAGCATTATGTTGAAACATTTGATAATCACCTAAGCGATTTGCGTCAGCTTTTTGAAGAAATTCTCAAAGGGGAAAATGCCGTAAACCTCCCAGAGCCCTATATTTTAATGGGGCATTCGGCTGGTAGCCATGTAATCCTGCGCTTCCTTAGCGAACATCAGGGCTATGCTGCAAAGGCGATAACGGTTGCACCGATGGTCCGTGTTGCAAGCGGCGGGGCGCCCAATTTTATCTTATATGGGCTGCCCAAATTGATGATTTCGCTTGGTCGCGGTTCTGGATATATTCCGGGTCATACCAAGTTTAAGACGGGCCGTTGGGGGTGGCGTAAAAAGCTAACGCATGATGACGCGCGTTTTGAGGATGAAGATTATTTTATCCATAACAAGGACGCTGATCTCGCGGTTGGCGGCGCGACCTTTAAATGGCTGCATGAGGCCTTGAACTCCATCGATAAATTAAATGCCCCAACTGTGCCTGAGGCGATTGATGTGCCTGTTTTGATGTTACAGGCAGGCGAGGATCAGATTGTCGATAATGCTGCGCAAACGGCGTTGGCAAAGCGTGTGCCCGAGATTGGCCTTGTGCGTATAGAGGGCGCGATGCATGAACTTCTTAAGGAAACTGACGATAAACGGCTTTTGGTTTGGCAATCAATTCTGCCGTTTCTTGGCCTTGAATTGTCGAAAAACCCAGATCCTTGATAGATGCTCGCATTATATTGAGGCAATAGTTACGCTCTATCTGAAAGGGTAGGCTCAAACTCTTGTGATCAGGCTTGTAATTGCAGGCAAGAGAGGCCAAATATTTCAACCATAACACTGTGCAGAGCTTGGCTGGATTGGGTTGGCTTGGGTTGGACTGGACAGGTTTTTTCGCAAGCAAACGTAAAAATGGCACTAGGCGGAGATTGATTATGACTGATGAAAATAAAATAGAAATCGCAACATTCGCAGGTGGCTGTTTCTGGTGCACTGAAGCCGTCTTTAAAGGTTTAAAGGGTGTTAAATCAGTACAATCGGGGTTCATGGGCGGTCATAAAGACAACCCAAGTTACCGGGAAGTTTGCGGTGGCAATACGGGCCACGCGGAAACCATTAAGGTCGAATTTAATCCTGAAGTGATTTCGTATGACACCTTACTGGATGTGTTTTTTGCAACGCATGATCCAACCCAGTTAAACCGCCAAGG encodes:
- the msrA gene encoding peptide-methionine (S)-S-oxide reductase MsrA, with protein sequence MTDENKIEIATFAGGCFWCTEAVFKGLKGVKSVQSGFMGGHKDNPSYREVCGGNTGHAETIKVEFNPEVISYDTLLDVFFATHDPTQLNRQGNDVGDHYRSHVFAQNGDQEVAAYKARDRAVEIWDDPIVTKISIETVFWDAEDYHNDYFAQNPEQAYCAMVVAPKVRKARASFASLME
- a CDS encoding Tad domain-containing protein, which produces MRHHISNIHNRLQYIKQHILEDENGGLMPMMAVMMLAIVALIGLAIDGARAFYVKDVLQRSVDAAGLAAGHALDPVDSVKDAQEFFDANFAAADGVAISGSMNPTVDPENNEIINITGTATLNATFMSLFGFTSLTVDASAEITRETRGMELALVIDNTGSMSFDISPTDSRRRIDVLLPAARSLIDIVYGENDTNPNLWVSVVPFVATVNVGSVHTNFLSSDGFDRIDQPDIADTVGWQGCVFARENNLDQSDTPPNIAGIEPFVWEDTDPTYRVGASIPFSTFFVNEDNVDNRNNWKGTRFIRSCRNCTLRTISTSINETPNNTTFTDPGFDGTDQFGRFRRLRLYREFDYRGPNKACSPLPIRPLTASKQSVLNTINAMEPFGFGGTTTNFGLVWGWRTLSPRWRGFWRGGDEPSRLPLEYDEPFMDKVMVILTDGENSFSNVNQTSFGFQDDFEAAPETLEANAELELDRRLTATCNNAKDEGVIIYTIAFSSGVQQNIRDLLQDCASNPNFFFDASDGDALEDAFDTIGRQLSNLRLSR
- a CDS encoding alpha/beta fold hydrolase — protein: MLGELENLLKAAKESRRQEPEGATFDFVKNSDGGLNRYGLFPLPSSQINFTSKANHSAENSEEKRVENADGVAPRGTVIFIPGRTEFIEKFYEDIHMFHALGFSCAAFDLRGQGLSHRENPDRDKHYVETFDNHLSDLRQLFEEILKGENAVNLPEPYILMGHSAGSHVILRFLSEHQGYAAKAITVAPMVRVASGGAPNFILYGLPKLMISLGRGSGYIPGHTKFKTGRWGWRKKLTHDDARFEDEDYFIHNKDADLAVGGATFKWLHEALNSIDKLNAPTVPEAIDVPVLMLQAGEDQIVDNAAQTALAKRVPEIGLVRIEGAMHELLKETDDKRLLVWQSILPFLGLELSKNPDP